CATGGAATGACTTTTTGAGTCACAAAACTGAATTTACACACACTTTGAGATGAGCTTGTTCAGTTCTGCActatggttgcagaaagcaacaGTAACAAAATGTGTGTCGTAGGCATTTCATGCATCCATTCCTGATGGCACAGCCTGAAGAAAGTGGGAAGCAGATGCAGCATTAGCATTTTTATGATTACCAATAAGCTAGGCAACACATGCACTGCCGTGCAGAGAATGAAGCAACAGGCAGCAACGAAAGTCAGGCACACATTTGTTTCGTAGAACACACCAACAAACATACAGGTTGCTGTACTGCTGTGCTATACCGAGTTCCCTTCTATCTGCGGCCGCTTCCACATAAGGAAGGTGGGCACCATGTTAATCAGAGGCTGACAGAGCATAAGGAGTTGTTAACCGGAGGCTCGCCATCTAATCTTTCTTTACGTTGTCAAGAGTGTTGTAAATGCACACCAACATTAGATGAATGTGCACCGTCACGCAGACAGAAGAGAAGAAACGCACCTAATGGTTCAGACCTGGCATAGTGATAGCGGAATCACATGCGCGAACCAGCCTTCGATTAATTTACACAGAAATAAAATGCCTGAGCAGTTATCCCTTGTGTAGACCTCCACGTGTGCATgattaaaagggtcatgaaccacccctcgggcttggttaGAAAACATATCTTGCGGATAGCAGATACTGGTATGAACATTTCAGCTGAATCTTGCCGTTGTGTCTGGAAAGGAGAGCTTACAAGCACaacgcgaagttgccattttctctgGCGCCCCTTTTTCTTACAGAGTTCCGTCCTCACTCACTTTGGAGCTgccggcacctgctgtttgatgTTGAACAGCGGGTAGCATGCTATTAGCCAACGGCTGGCATAAATGAATAGCGGCATTTCATAAGATGCACTTCTTGCTACCTGCTGGCGCTGTGCTCCATAGTCCAACATCACACAGAGAGCCATGCTTGCACCATGAATCGCAtgcaggaatcacaacgggagagagcgattgtGTTTCATCATGCACACTCAAGGAGatgacacacacatatataactTCCCTCGTGCCAACCTTCCCTATGTAGCTGCCAGCGTGCTCGTCGAGACGAGATAAAGCGTCTAAAGCGCGCAAGAAACTCCTGTAagtccgctcgttcttgacgaattTGAGAAATTTTCACGAcaatcaattcgtgaggcaataaactgcagtactgaggtcattcgatgacaACTTAGAGAAGTGGTTCATGAGCCCTCTCAACaggtagcacaaacatacatgcGCATGTGCATATAAGAATTGGAGTCTACCTTCTATTCCACAGCAGTGCGACCGTTCAGCCGACAGTCGGGGTTTGTGCAGTCTTCTCTACTCTTCtatccgtgtttgcatgcctaaCATTCTTGCACAATGAATCTTTACTGACTAGCTGAACGTTGTGTTACTCTCATCCATAAAGCCTTCAACACAGCAACCAAGATGTCTATTTCAACAGGGCAAAGCTCACTGCCTTGAAAAGCTTGAAGGTGATGCTCTCAAAGGTGCCTTGAGAATGGTAAAAACATATTCTACCAACAGTTCACGACATCAATTTAGGCAGCCAACGGTTGGTGGCTTCCAGGAATAATGTGGTTCAAGGAATCTTGATGCAACAATCtttcatcttgttttttctgttgcaataagtagctaacgacccactcaTCACAGCTGGAAACCTTGTTTGCTCGAGCACGCGATGGTTAGTTATTCGAAGACGTATTAATAGCGcccagttgcagtttcggtttcagggagTGCTGAGAGAGGCAGGACCCGGTGaagttttcatgtaaacatacgTGACTACGCAAGTACACAAAACTGCATGGTCCGCCacagtggatcagtggttactgtgctcagctgctgacccaaatgtcgcggcttcgatcccggctgcggtcgtcacattttggtggaggcgaaatggtagaggcccatgtactgtgcaatgtcagtgcacgttaaagaatgccagatggtagaaatttcctgagccctccactacggcgtccctcataatcatatcgtggtttcgggacgtaaaaccccagctattattataaCAAAAACGCGTACACATCAGCATCGTACTGACAAGTCTTTTAAATGCAGGTCCCCTGGGAACTGTTATAATCCCCTCTTGgatgttgtaaatatgtgtgaaaccccccaaaaatgcactgcagagcctttgtactcccgtgcaagtccatAAAGGAGCTGAACCCTCTCTCCGTTGAAAAGCTCTGCTAGGAGAGAATGCTGGCAaggagcatggcagccaacaGAAACTCATGATGCGGGTAGTTGTTTACATTCCAAACAATTTGGTGTCGATGTAGTGAGGTGGTGCATTTCACGTGCAGTTGCGCGACACATGCTTCCAAACTCATTTTAAATATGCTCTAGGCTTTGTTAGCCTTTGAAATTTGTGTAGATGAtgcatgtcatcatcatcatcatctgcctgtctacacccactgcagggcaaaggcctctcccatgttccgccaatcaacccggtcctgtgctttctgctgccacgttatacctactacaaacttcttaatctcatcgacACACCTAATTTTCTATCTCCCCCTCACGTGTTTGCCATCATTTGGAATCCagccagttacccttaatgaccaccggttatcctgccgacgtgctacgtgcccggcccatatccatttcttcttcttgatttcaactatgatgcaTATGTGTGTCTGCACAAATCTAACCCcctccttcaaaattttgtgtcagtactatATTGAGAAGCTATCACGTCTGCTGCGAGAACGGACAATGCCTTGTTTCGCAGAAGCTGCGACTCCTGAGATTTGAGAGAGTACGCGAAGTACAATATCATTGGTGAATTAACAGCTGGCACAGCTCGAAAGGTAATGAGCCGATTAACAAACGATATCTGCACTGTTCCGGGTTTGTTAGCGATATGATCAACTCAGCTGACAAGCGTGAGCTGTCGAAAGCACCTGTTCACATGATGGTCAGGTCAGACCTGTGAAAACATTTGAAACAATCGTGGCGCTCCCTCTTACCTGCATAGGATGTGAGCTTCACATAAGCCTGTGGTATTAGCGGGATGTGCGTAGATGTTGCTCCCAAGAAGCGCAGGAGTTGCACCCGCTCTAACTGCGGCGTGACACAAGGAGCACAGCACGAAGGAGTCGACGTCTTCGTTCGGAAATTCGACGGCAAGCAAAGACACGTAAGCGGTGTCAATGGGCGAAAGTTCTTCTTCGAAGGCCGGACAAAAGCAAACGTCACAACACTCATTCTGTCCTTTGGAAAGTTGCGTTCGTTGCCTCAGCCGCGACTGCCAGTCCGCCTCTTGTGCCTGCGATGCCTCCTCTTCACAGTGTACACCGCCCATGGCCTCTCGCTGGTTTTGACGGCGCCTCCGTCTGTCCTCTGCCTCTCGTAGGCGCACAGCCAAATCTTCACGGCGGGCGCGACGTCTCGCCGCTTCAAGCTGCCGAATTTCTGGGTTCTGACTGCGCCTCCATCTCGCCTGAGCCTCTCGTAGGCGCACTTGTAAGTCCCTACGCCGTTCACGATGTTTCGCCGCTTCGAGCTGCCGAATTTCGGGGTCCGCTCGGAGTCTCCGTCTTGCCTCTTTCTCGCGTTCCCGAAGAGCGGCGTCTTCGCGCCTGCGGCGTTGCGCTGCGGCGTTCATAGAACGCACGATGGCACGTTGTTCCTCGGTCAGGTTACGTATGCGGGCCCGCCTCATTTCCTTGCGTCTAAGCTGGAACTCGCGCTCCTCCGACGGTGTTCTCACGACACGCCGCCGCCCCATGTCCACACGACGCAGAAAGTGCAGCGACCACAATAGGGCGACGAGTTCTGCAGTTTCGGAGATTTTGTGATACCGCGGGCGTGGTGGGCGAGGCCCGTCAGCATAGTGTAAATCGTAATAGTGACGGCGCCCGTCATAATAGCAAGGCGactatagtgacgggccccgtcactgtAAAGCAgagactacggtgacggggcccgtcagcgtagtgacacggccgctacataaaacaaacctgcttttttttatgtagcggtcgTGATAGTGATATCGCAAAAGTGACGGGACCCGTCAGCGCAGTAAAATCGCAGAAATGAGAGGCGCCGTCAGCGCCTTTACAATCTCTCTAAACGTTGGATTTGGATTTGGATTTATGGCCTCACCctttcgatggatggatggaagtaTTCGGCTGTGCcttttagatcgggcggcggctcacgccacctagccataaagttaagtactatcactatgtattgaaggattacatttcactcgtgccttgatggTAGCCACCAATTAGTTAGCCTCctcctcaggggcgtagccagaaattttttttcgggggaggggttgagccatactttatgtatattcgtgcgtgtgtttgtatgtgcgcgtgtatatgcaggcaagcaaaactgaaaaatttcgggggggggggggggggttgaacccccaaccccccccccccccctggctacgcccctgctcctcctggttatttctactcgtttaaagtctattttgccttcactgtcacTAAACCCgaatgctttgaaaaattccgcgccattatcttggactgtagggtgaagccctttacagaacattgtCAAATGTTCAGCTGttttctcctcctctccacacgcactacataacgtgtctgcgccttcgtatttggctcggtacgtcttggtctgcaatactcccgtcctggcctcaaacagcagagaactaccccgagaattatcgtagatcttttcttttgcaatttcctgcttaaaagttcggtaggtctgcagtgatgatttcgtaagcatccctattttccacatgtccctctctgtttccttcaccttcttcttaaccgatgttttcttttggcttggtaatctgctgttgtctaaatacttgcttgacaattttcgagttcgcttcctccatttagtatcaacattcttcatgtacaagtagctaaAACTTTCCaagcccaacgctcctctcccatttttctcaatcgctcctcaaattctatcttgctgctagcttccttgccctcgaacgatgtccataCCATGTCACCCTTTACCCCGATTTgaggtattcccgtgtgctcccaaagcaagcctatcaatgccacgttgtttaatttccaatcttgcttgaacctctgatctcatgcacaagaccgcactgccgaacgtcaaacctgggaccattacccttttccaaatccctctcacacgtcatacctattgtagttccacagtgccctatttttgattacagctgcattcctgttgcccttagtcattacgtatctttcATGCTTCCTTAGGTACTcagccccgttgtttatccatacgcccagatatttgtacttatccactatctccagcgtgacttcctgtatcttatgctcattgccttcattatcattaagaatcatgattgccgatttttccctactgatctccctcattaccgcagatgtcATTACCGCCGATTTTTCCCTACAGATCTCcctcattaccgcagatgtctatcaatccctgcagatcttccttgttgtcggccattaatactatatcatctgcatacatcaatgccggtaatgactgttcaacgtgtttcccttgcttggcaaaagagaggctgaagccgagtcTACTCCCCTCAAATTTAGCTTCTAATCGttgtagatacagcataaataacagaggtgacaagggacaagcccgcgttgtatctctataggttcggatacctgtttttcccattttataactaccttgttacttttatagatgtcctttaaaagattagttattccatcttccacatctagtgtgtccggtattccccacaagtcttcttgaatcacactatcgtaagctcccttgatatctagaaatgccagccacaggggcctgTGTTATTTTTCCACTATTTCActacactgcgtcaatgagaacagattatcctccAACCTTCTTTGTTTACGGAACCCATTTTGTggttcccccagcaccccctcattctccgcccatgtctgtagtctttcctttacgatctacatcaccagcctgtaaactactgatgtcactgttataggacggtagttgtttatatcagctttgtccccctttcctttatagatcatgctcatccggctTAGTTTCCAACCATGGGGGGCTTCACCATTTATTATTCCTTTGCTCGCTGCTTCTCTTGATGTTTGCTTGAGTTAGGacctaatttctttattagcataatttggatgccgtcagggcctgttgatgtgctatGAGGAACCCTCgtctctgccctttcccactctcgttgtcccagtggagccactgggctaattggtctatcctcatccgttagggtgcatgcagccggtgactgcagcgccgcggcgaATCACGGTGCGAACTAATACGAGTCCCTGTGCGCGGCCTGCAGGGactaaaatgcgcgaacgtccctaccCGTTTTAGTCCCCATGAATATTCcctgcgaatgtgatgatacgtgAGCAACGTGGGTGTTGGTTGTCAGTGTTGGATCACCAACATCCCGCATCAATGTGATCATCCATAAGTGCTGGCCgctttgtgtgtgttgtgcggcgGTTTGTGTGATTGCAATAATCCCTGCAAATGTGATGATACGCGAGTGTTAGCTGTTTCGTGCAAGCGGTAGTGTTGAATGACCAACATCCCGCATCGATGTGATCATGCACGCGTGCTGGCTGTTTTGTGCAGGCGTTAGTTCTCAATGAGATGGTGGTCACTGACGCGCTGTACTGGTGACAGAGCTAACAccg
The nucleotide sequence above comes from Rhipicephalus sanguineus isolate Rsan-2018 chromosome 8, BIME_Rsan_1.4, whole genome shotgun sequence. Encoded proteins:
- the LOC119402377 gene encoding uncharacterized protein LOC119402377 isoform X3; the protein is MGRRRVVRTPSEEREFQLRRKEMRRARIRNLTEEQRAIVRSMNAAAQRRRREDAALREREKEARRRLRADPEIRQLEAAKHRERRRDLQVRLREAQARWRRSQNPEIRQLEAARRRARREDLAVRLREAEDRRRRRQNQREAMGGVHCEEEASQAQEADWQSRLRQRTQLSKGQNECCDVCFCPAFEEELSPIDTAYVSLLAVEFPNEDVDSFVLCSLCHAAVRAGATPALLGSNIYAHPANTTGLCEAHILCSSDYEDTQSLVHSCTQENYQQQAGKAKVDCCLQTDGTGKIHCLVQTEDTLKRTAELSTDKCTRVIAVQTEEWPWLQFCESTCGDTEDESEYPVTDGIKTEDWL